The genomic interval TGGGGCCAAACTTGGGATCCCTTTCGTGACCTGGAACGAGAAGTTGACCAGTTGCTGGCGAACGTCTCGTTGTTTCAGGGGATTCGCTTTGGGCGGCAGTACCCTCCCATTAATGTGTATGAGCTTGATCACGAATTGCTGTTGATCGCAGAGCTTCCGGGGACGCGTGCGGAAGATCTTGAAGTCCTGATCTCTGAAGGGGTTTTGACAATCAAGGGGAAACGATCCGGGCCGGAAGGGGTTGCCGATGACCGTTTTCGTCGACAAGAGCGTCCCCGAGGTGCCTGGCAGCGGTCACTGACATTGCCGGCTCATATCCACGAGGATCAGCTTGCGGCTGAACTGTCGAATGGCGTGTTGCGAATTCGACTTCCCAAAGCTCCGGTCACCGCTCCGAGACAAATTCCTGTCACGAATGGAACTCCATGATGTCGCATCCTGCTGACGGCGAGGAGACAAGCATGTCAAACGAAATCGTTCGGACAATGGACGTCGTTGCGCAACCCGTTCAGGAGTACCCTGTCGATCAGGTCGTGTTCACCCCGCCGATCGATATCTTTGAGACGGCAGAAGGGCTGGTGCTTCAAGCGGATCTGCCGGGGGTTTCATCGGATTCGCTTGAACTGCAGGTGCAGGACAACAAGTTGTCGCTGTTCGGGAAAGTGTCGCTTCCCATTCCCTCGGACGCACGGATCATCCACCAGGAGTATCAGGTCGGTCACTTCCTGCGGTCGTTCATCTTGAGTGACGAAGTTGACCACGAGCGGATCACGGCCAAGTTGAATCAAGGCGTGCTGGAAGTGGTATTGCCGCGTCATCCCAAACCGGAGCCACGTCGCATTCAAGTTCGCTCGGATTGAGGCGTTTTCGGCGTCGATGACCGGTGTTTGTTTGCTTCGTGCGGAGGTGATTCCGAGTCGGGGATTGCCGTTCGGATTGAATCGCGGTCTCGAATCGTTAGAGTCCTCATCATGAATGAGGCATCCCCCCCAGCGATTCGCAGAGTTCGCATCTGGCATCTTATCAAGTTGCTGCTGTTTTGCGTGGTGGTTATGTTCGTGCTTCAGCGGGCATTCCAAATCTGGAAAACGGCTCCCTCAACGCAGGTTGAGATTCATGCCATCTGGCTGGTGCCCGCGAGTCTGACGTACCTGTTGAGTTGGTTGCCTTCGGTCTGGTTCTGGATGGCTTTATTGAAGCGGACCCGGCAGCCGATCGACTTCTGGACAGCGCTGAGGGCGTACTACGTGGGGCATCTGGGAAAGTATGTCCCGGGAAAAGCACTCGTGCTGGTCATTCGTGGCACGATGGTGAAAGATGTCGGCGTCGACCCGCTCCTGGCCGGGCTGATGGTGGTGTATGAGACGCTTGTCTTTATGGCCGCTGGAACAGCCTTGGGGATTGCTACGGCGCCTTGGGTTTTTGGCGAGGCCTTCTGGTCGCGACTTCCCGAGTCGCTGAGATGGTTGTCCGGCTATCCCGTGTTGTCGGTGGCCGCCGTGTTTACGGCGATTTTCGCGACAACGCCATTTAGTGCCTGGATCTTCACCAACTTGGGCCGAAAAACGGTGCCCACGGCGACGAACGGAATCGAAATACCTGCAATCTCTGCTTGGCTTGTTTGCCAGGGGGTCGTCGCGACCACGTTCGGTTGGCTGCTACATGCCGTGAGCCTTGGATTCGTGCTTCAGTCTGTTTCCCGTCAGCCCCTCGAATGGTCTCAGTTTCCAATCTGGCTGGCCGCGACAACCTGTTCGATGGTCGGCGGCTTCCTGGTGATTATTGCGCCTGGTGGTATAGGCGTTCGCGAAGGGGTGCTCATCGAAATCTTGCAGAGGCAGGCACAAATCGGACCGGCGACCGCAGTGCTGGCGGCAGTGCTGGTTCGAGCCGTCTCGTTTGGTTCGGAGGTTGTCGCTGCAGCCGTGCTCTACGTGGCGCACCGCCGTGCAATCCAACGTCGTCTGGCACGTGAGTCGTCGCAATCCTGATTGTCCGCGCGTAAGCGTTGGAATCGGGCTTCAATGCGCGAGCGGGCGACAACCAGAATCAACGGCCGACAACCAGAATCGCCGGGATGTTGATGGTCACGCCCTTGACGCTGATCGGAACGGTCGGCCAGTCGGTTGCGGGAGTGATGATCTCTGTTCCGTCGATTGTGACGAGGACTGTGTCTCCCATCAGCGCCGGGCCGACGGAGGGGTGCCAGAACACGGGAACACCTGCAGTCAAACGAAACTCGCTGTTGGGCATCAATGGAACCGATCCAAATGCATACTCGACGATATCGGCCTGATCGGCCTGTCGCCATTCGGCGGCGGCTCCCGACTTTTCGTACAGTCGAAGCACGCGGTTCCAGACTTCAAACAGCTCCCATTCGGGTTGAGAGAAATAAATTCCGGTCGCGGCGACAAGCGCAGCGGGCTCGAAGGCCGCCAGTAAGTCCGCAGGTGGTTCGTTGAACGAGACGGTGCGGGC from Schlesneria paludicola DSM 18645 carries:
- a CDS encoding Hsp20/alpha crystallin family protein, which produces MSNEIVRTMDVVAQPVQEYPVDQVVFTPPIDIFETAEGLVLQADLPGVSSDSLELQVQDNKLSLFGKVSLPIPSDARIIHQEYQVGHFLRSFILSDEVDHERITAKLNQGVLEVVLPRHPKPEPRRIQVRSD
- a CDS encoding lysylphosphatidylglycerol synthase transmembrane domain-containing protein, producing MNEASPPAIRRVRIWHLIKLLLFCVVVMFVLQRAFQIWKTAPSTQVEIHAIWLVPASLTYLLSWLPSVWFWMALLKRTRQPIDFWTALRAYYVGHLGKYVPGKALVLVIRGTMVKDVGVDPLLAGLMVVYETLVFMAAGTALGIATAPWVFGEAFWSRLPESLRWLSGYPVLSVAAVFTAIFATTPFSAWIFTNLGRKTVPTATNGIEIPAISAWLVCQGVVATTFGWLLHAVSLGFVLQSVSRQPLEWSQFPIWLAATTCSMVGGFLVIIAPGGIGVREGVLIEILQRQAQIGPATAVLAAVLVRAVSFGSEVVAAAVLYVAHRRAIQRRLARESSQS
- a CDS encoding Hsp20/alpha crystallin family protein, whose amino-acid sequence is MPVFRWGQTWDPFRDLEREVDQLLANVSLFQGIRFGRQYPPINVYELDHELLLIAELPGTRAEDLEVLISEGVLTIKGKRSGPEGVADDRFRRQERPRGAWQRSLTLPAHIHEDQLAAELSNGVLRIRLPKAPVTAPRQIPVTNGTP